The following proteins are encoded in a genomic region of Anaerolineales bacterium:
- a CDS encoding type II toxin-antitoxin system RelE/ParE family toxin, with product MWHEIILAAEAVEDLRQLPATQRSEVVEAIEAHLRHTPAATSRSRIKRLRGVSKPQYRLRVGDFRVFYDVIERQVEVLAIVPKSGAADWLGRVGK from the coding sequence ATGTGGCACGAGATCATCCTGGCGGCTGAAGCGGTTGAGGATCTGCGGCAGTTGCCTGCAACTCAACGGTCAGAGGTCGTCGAGGCAATCGAGGCTCACCTTCGACATACACCAGCTGCCACCTCACGGAGCCGGATCAAGCGACTGCGCGGCGTATCCAAGCCGCAGTACCGATTGAGAGTGGGCGACTTCAGGGTGTTCTACGACGTGATTGAGCGTCAAGTTGAGGTGCTAGCCATTGTGCCGAAATCCGGTGCAGCCGACTGGTTGGGAAGGGTAGGGAAGTGA
- a CDS encoding methyltransferase domain-containing protein has protein sequence MEKKDGIPRAHQSMTQADWQSLLRPLLIIIGAIAGYLVFMVLIGVRILRRFVHFPAPFFVGYFLDSDLRRRMQPPEELLNRSGVTRSMSVLEIGCGSGGYTTFAARQVGDQGRLYALDIQPRMLRQLGAKLARDENRDIHNTSLVLGSATELSFKDKSLDLVLLITVLEEIPNRKRALQEIMRVLRPEGMLAVTEFLPDPDYPLRRTTIRTVTESGFLLDAEGGDLFNYTVRFKAPSNRTPLR, from the coding sequence TTGGAGAAGAAGGACGGCATTCCGCGTGCACACCAGTCCATGACGCAAGCCGACTGGCAATCGCTTCTCAGACCCCTTCTTATCATCATCGGCGCCATCGCCGGCTACTTGGTGTTCATGGTTCTAATTGGAGTGCGCATCTTGAGGCGGTTTGTGCACTTCCCCGCCCCGTTCTTCGTCGGCTACTTCCTTGATAGTGATCTACGCAGAAGAATGCAACCCCCCGAAGAGCTTCTGAACCGCAGCGGGGTCACACGAAGCATGTCAGTGCTGGAGATAGGGTGTGGAAGCGGCGGCTACACCACGTTCGCGGCAAGGCAGGTTGGCGACCAAGGCAGACTGTACGCCCTGGACATCCAGCCCAGGATGCTGAGGCAGCTCGGCGCCAAGTTGGCCAGAGATGAGAACCGGGACATCCACAACACATCGCTCGTCCTTGGCAGTGCCACTGAGCTATCGTTCAAGGACAAGTCGCTGGACCTGGTTCTCCTTATCACCGTATTGGAGGAGATCCCCAATAGGAAGAGGGCGTTGCAGGAGATCATGCGAGTTCTAAGGCCGGAAGGGATGCTGGCAGTCACCGAATTCCTGCCTGACCCCGACTATCCGTTGAGGAGGACGACAATTCGTACAGTCACCGAGTCTGGTTTCTTGCTCGATGCAGAGGGTGGTGACCTGTTCAACTACACCGTTCGCTTCAAGGCTCCTTCCAATCGCACACCGCTCCGATGA